One Fontisphaera persica DNA window includes the following coding sequences:
- a CDS encoding SGNH/GDSL hydrolase family protein: MRKRLRLLFLGVCASCVAAAAAAASLLPEGARLAIVGDSITEQKLYSKYMETYLLACAGRTDIHVFQFGWSGERADGFASRAANDLGMFKPTVVTTCYGMNDGQYRPYTEDIGRAYEASTRKYVEILKGMGVKHIVLGSPGAVDTRYFVRNNFAPLSGAEGYNQNLGKLRDINRRLAGELGVAFADVHQPMLDAMAKAKAALGDDYDVCGRDGFHPGPNGHLIMAYAFLRALGCDGRVAELTLDLQGAPQVSAGHKVAGGGRNQVELESTRYPFCFDPDPKASSSTRSIAPYFPFNEELNRFVLKVRNLNAPKARVTWGATSLEFTREQLEAGVNLAAAFPATPFDEAFRKVMDAVGQKQNFETLMIKEMVTKFRFFGRETAADPALAEAFRQVGARLVARQEALDAAVRQALTPVRHTLSVTPVTP; encoded by the coding sequence ATGAGAAAGCGTCTGCGACTGTTATTCCTTGGGGTTTGCGCGTCCTGCGTGGCGGCGGCCGCCGCCGCGGCCAGCCTTCTGCCCGAGGGGGCGCGGCTGGCCATTGTGGGCGACTCCATCACGGAGCAAAAACTTTACTCCAAATACATGGAGACCTACCTCCTGGCCTGTGCCGGGCGGACGGATATCCATGTTTTCCAGTTTGGCTGGAGCGGGGAGCGGGCGGATGGTTTTGCCTCCCGAGCGGCCAATGACCTGGGGATGTTCAAGCCCACGGTGGTCACCACCTGCTACGGCATGAACGATGGGCAGTATCGCCCTTATACCGAGGACATTGGCCGCGCCTATGAAGCCAGCACTCGGAAATACGTGGAAATCCTCAAAGGTATGGGGGTGAAGCATATTGTGCTCGGTTCCCCGGGCGCGGTGGATACCCGTTATTTCGTGCGGAACAATTTTGCGCCCCTGTCCGGCGCGGAGGGCTACAACCAAAATCTGGGCAAGTTGCGGGACATCAACCGCCGGCTGGCGGGCGAGCTGGGCGTGGCGTTTGCTGACGTGCATCAGCCCATGCTGGACGCCATGGCCAAGGCCAAGGCCGCCCTGGGCGATGACTATGATGTGTGCGGGCGGGATGGTTTTCATCCCGGGCCGAATGGGCATCTCATCATGGCCTACGCCTTCTTGCGCGCCCTGGGTTGTGACGGGCGCGTGGCGGAGTTGACGCTGGACCTGCAAGGCGCCCCGCAGGTTTCTGCCGGCCACAAGGTGGCGGGCGGCGGGCGCAACCAGGTGGAGCTGGAGAGCACGCGCTACCCGTTCTGTTTTGACCCGGACCCCAAAGCCTCCTCCAGCACGCGGAGCATTGCGCCGTATTTTCCCTTCAATGAAGAGCTGAACCGCTTTGTGTTGAAGGTGCGCAATTTGAACGCCCCCAAGGCGCGGGTGACCTGGGGCGCCACCTCGCTGGAGTTTACCCGCGAGCAATTGGAAGCGGGGGTGAATCTGGCCGCGGCTTTTCCGGCCACGCCGTTTGATGAGGCGTTTCGCAAGGTGATGGATGCGGTGGGGCAGAAGCAAAACTTTGAGACGCTCATGATTAAGGAAATGGTGACCAAGTTCCGCTTCTTCGGGCGCGAGACGGCGGCAGACCCGGCGCTGGCCGAGGCCTTCCGGCAGGTGGGGGCGCGCCTGGTGGCCCGGCAGGAGGCGCTGGATGCGGCAGTGCGCCAGGCGTTGACGCCGGTGCGGCACACGTTGAGCGTCACGCCGGTCACGCCCTGA
- a CDS encoding fused MFS/spermidine synthase yields MKKNPVPVEPAADAPPPAAAGGGATRLRRYLYFTAAFTGAAILIVEILGAKMLSPYFGTSHFVWTAQITVTLISLAAGYYLGGWLADRSPDLRRMYLAILAAAIYLAISVPLCAPVSFACLKQKLAVGSLLASLFLFFPPLTLLAVVGPFLVRNFTHNLQTVGGQVGRVSALSTLGSVAGTLLIGYAVIPYLPNSLSMYLTAVGLMVVSLVYFFLLNPRPLRASAQVSLVAALLTGLGAGYSGIRQELALNIPGYEELERRNSNFGQMLVIQHTNLPHRVYLNDWLTQNTYDPLEKKSTSMFTWMLHGLARAYTPKIERALCIGLGVGIVPMQLARDGAQVDVVEINPEMPGLAQRHFDFDPTRARVFIDDGRHFLNAAARPDGPRYDTIILDAFLGDSSPSHLMSREAFVAMQKILRPGGTVVINSFGELDPARNFFTASLECTLQAVFKSVRIHTAFGGNVLLVASDIPDLAFVRQPDLSEVHPRALGATRLAMENVVTAPPSKHRIRVLTDDFNPVEFYDAVNREMFRRNMVQGMMQGYGY; encoded by the coding sequence GTGAAAAAAAATCCAGTGCCGGTCGAACCCGCCGCCGATGCTCCGCCGCCGGCCGCCGCCGGCGGCGGGGCCACCCGGTTGCGGCGGTATTTGTACTTCACTGCCGCCTTCACCGGCGCGGCCATTCTAATTGTCGAGATTCTCGGCGCCAAAATGCTTTCGCCGTATTTTGGGACGTCGCATTTTGTGTGGACGGCGCAAATCACGGTGACGCTGATTTCGCTGGCGGCCGGCTACTACCTGGGCGGCTGGCTGGCGGACCGCTCGCCCGACCTGCGCCGCATGTACCTGGCCATTCTGGCGGCGGCCATTTACCTGGCGATTTCCGTGCCGCTGTGCGCGCCGGTCTCCTTTGCCTGCCTGAAACAAAAACTCGCCGTCGGCTCGCTGCTGGCCTCGCTGTTCCTGTTTTTCCCGCCGCTGACGCTGCTGGCGGTGGTGGGGCCGTTTCTGGTGCGCAACTTCACCCACAACCTGCAAACCGTGGGCGGCCAGGTGGGGCGGGTTTCGGCGCTGAGCACGCTGGGCAGTGTGGCGGGCACGCTCCTCATCGGGTATGCGGTCATCCCGTATCTGCCCAACTCGCTGAGCATGTACCTGACGGCGGTGGGGTTGATGGTGGTGTCGCTCGTCTATTTCTTTCTGCTGAATCCCCGTCCCTTGCGGGCGTCCGCGCAGGTGAGCCTGGTGGCGGCCCTGCTGACGGGCCTGGGGGCGGGATACAGCGGCATCCGGCAGGAGCTGGCCTTGAACATTCCCGGTTACGAAGAGCTGGAGCGGCGCAATTCCAATTTTGGGCAGATGCTGGTTATTCAGCACACCAACCTGCCCCACCGGGTATATCTGAATGACTGGCTGACGCAAAACACCTATGACCCGCTGGAGAAGAAAAGCACTTCCATGTTCACCTGGATGCTGCATGGCCTGGCGCGGGCTTACACACCAAAGATTGAGCGGGCGTTGTGCATCGGCCTCGGGGTGGGCATCGTGCCCATGCAACTGGCCCGGGACGGCGCGCAGGTGGACGTGGTGGAAATCAACCCCGAAATGCCGGGGCTGGCCCAGCGACATTTTGATTTCGACCCCACCCGGGCGCGGGTGTTTATTGATGATGGCCGGCACTTTCTCAATGCCGCCGCCCGCCCGGATGGCCCACGCTACGACACCATCATTCTGGATGCTTTTCTGGGGGATTCCTCGCCGTCTCATCTGATGAGCCGCGAGGCATTTGTGGCGATGCAAAAAATCCTGCGGCCCGGCGGGACGGTAGTCATCAACAGTTTCGGCGAGCTGGACCCCGCCCGCAATTTCTTCACCGCGTCGCTGGAGTGCACCCTGCAGGCCGTGTTCAAATCCGTGCGCATCCACACGGCCTTCGGCGGCAATGTGTTGCTGGTGGCGTCGGATATTCCGGACCTGGCCTTTGTGCGCCAGCCGGATTTGTCCGAAGTCCACCCCCGCGCCCTCGGCGCCACGCGCTTGGCCATGGAAAATGTGGTGACCGCGCCTCCCAGCAAGCATCGCATCCGCGTGTTGACGGATGATTTTAATCCGGTGGAATTCTACGATGCCGTGAACCGGGAAATGTTCCGGCGCAACATGGTGCAGGGCATGATGCAGGGTTACGGGTACTGA
- a CDS encoding MerR family transcriptional regulator: MTIVCMDQPCHTIKMAAKLTGLSAHVIRIWEKRYGAVQPQRSHSHRRLYCDRDLERLTLLRQATEQGHNIGAIARLQDEQLRELVGRGTPGGGRGEISPNGYHQARVSVEDLLACVRQFDERGLIRHLEQWQVELGSQGLLVQLVAPLAQRIGEEWAQGQMTAAQEHFATATIREYLLHHARQFPTQGGPSMVAATPAGQLHELGAVLATFAARSQGWNAVYLGASLPAAEIAGAAVRSRARVVGLSIVFPADDPALPEEIDQLRKALPPQVTLLAGGRSAPAYQVALRRAGAVLLADLPQLFEVLNALRATPLG; the protein is encoded by the coding sequence GTGACCATTGTTTGCATGGATCAACCTTGTCACACCATTAAAATGGCGGCGAAGTTGACCGGCTTGAGCGCCCATGTCATTCGCATCTGGGAAAAACGCTACGGCGCGGTTCAACCTCAGCGCAGCCATAGTCACCGCCGCCTCTATTGCGACCGGGACCTGGAGCGGCTGACGCTTTTGCGCCAGGCCACTGAGCAGGGCCACAATATTGGCGCCATCGCCCGGCTGCAGGATGAGCAACTGCGGGAGCTGGTGGGACGGGGCACACCCGGCGGCGGGCGGGGAGAAATCTCACCCAATGGTTATCACCAGGCCAGGGTGTCCGTGGAGGATTTGCTGGCGTGCGTGCGCCAGTTTGACGAACGGGGTTTAATCCGCCACTTGGAGCAGTGGCAGGTGGAGCTGGGCAGCCAGGGGCTGCTGGTGCAATTGGTGGCCCCGTTGGCCCAGCGCATCGGCGAGGAATGGGCCCAAGGCCAGATGACCGCCGCCCAGGAGCACTTTGCCACGGCCACCATCCGCGAATACCTTTTACATCACGCCCGGCAGTTTCCCACGCAAGGCGGCCCTTCCATGGTGGCCGCGACTCCCGCCGGGCAGCTTCATGAGCTGGGCGCGGTGCTGGCCACTTTTGCCGCCCGCAGCCAGGGATGGAATGCGGTTTATCTGGGGGCCAGTTTGCCCGCAGCGGAAATTGCCGGAGCCGCCGTGCGCAGCCGGGCGCGGGTGGTGGGTCTGAGCATTGTTTTTCCGGCGGACGACCCCGCGCTGCCGGAGGAGATTGATCAATTGCGCAAAGCGCTGCCGCCGCAAGTCACCCTGCTGGCCGGCGGCCGGAGCGCTCCGGCTTATCAGGTGGCCCTGCGCCGGGCGGGCGCGGTGTTGCTGGCGGATTTGCCCCAGTTATTTGAGGTCTTGAACGCCTTGCGCGCCACGCCGCTGGGTTGA
- a CDS encoding sigma-70 family RNA polymerase sigma factor produces the protein MRPNKNVTVKPAKVNRNRRPAKAKAHAARFSVAEAKLPPVKPAAEVVKLTPKEVGQASLAEPAPAVEIPLVDYRNEYEPTDSLSLYMREVGEVPLLTPEEEVKLAARIKRGDAKARERMIRANLRLVVKIAREYEGYGLPLLDLINEGNIGLMRAVEKFDPAKGGKLSTYSSWWIKQSIRRAIANQAKTVRLPIHMLDKIAKVRRTVTRLAEELGQEPTDEEVAEELGISVKRANMLRSAGVRTSSIDAPIGDDDSSRMGDIIADERAENPYDMLEQKTMLDLLSELVERLPEREYNILRLRFGLDGGPERSLEEIGKEFGVTRERIRQLQNLALNKLRKMIESREAVRIAA, from the coding sequence ATGCGCCCGAATAAAAACGTCACCGTCAAGCCCGCCAAGGTCAACCGCAATCGCCGGCCCGCCAAGGCTAAAGCCCATGCGGCCCGTTTTTCGGTGGCCGAGGCCAAACTTCCCCCGGTCAAGCCTGCCGCTGAGGTGGTCAAACTGACGCCAAAAGAGGTGGGTCAGGCTTCCCTGGCCGAGCCTGCCCCGGCTGTGGAAATCCCGCTGGTGGATTACCGGAATGAGTACGAGCCTACGGACAGCCTGAGCCTTTATATGCGCGAGGTGGGGGAAGTGCCCTTGCTGACGCCGGAGGAGGAAGTCAAGCTGGCGGCGCGCATCAAGCGCGGGGATGCCAAGGCGCGGGAGCGGATGATTCGGGCCAACCTGCGATTGGTGGTGAAGATTGCCCGGGAATATGAGGGCTACGGCCTGCCGTTGCTGGACCTGATCAACGAAGGCAACATTGGCCTGATGCGGGCGGTGGAAAAATTTGACCCGGCCAAGGGGGGCAAGCTGTCCACTTACAGCTCGTGGTGGATTAAACAGTCCATCCGCCGGGCCATTGCCAACCAGGCCAAGACCGTGCGGCTGCCCATTCACATGCTGGACAAGATTGCCAAGGTGCGCCGCACCGTGACCCGGCTGGCCGAGGAGCTGGGGCAGGAGCCGACGGATGAAGAGGTGGCGGAGGAACTGGGCATCAGCGTCAAGCGGGCCAACATGCTGCGCTCGGCGGGGGTGCGGACATCCTCGATTGACGCGCCCATTGGGGACGATGACAGCAGCCGGATGGGCGACATCATTGCCGATGAGCGGGCGGAAAATCCGTACGACATGCTCGAACAGAAAACCATGCTGGATTTGCTGAGCGAGCTGGTGGAGCGCCTGCCGGAGCGGGAATACAACATTTTGCGGCTGCGCTTTGGGCTGGATGGCGGCCCGGAGCGGTCGCTGGAGGAGATTGGCAAGGAATTTGGCGTGACGCGCGAGCGCATTCGGCAGCTTCAGAATCTGGCGCTGAACAAACTGCGCAAGATGATTGAAAGCCGCGAAGCCGTGCGCATCGCCGCCTGA
- a CDS encoding energy transducer TonB yields MLKPLFWSLLFHGVVAGVYFGFLAGRPSPVPDWLQELQPAARQPPQLTLSLIIVAGDGAAKPAPPAPPAPYPTPANPTAPASGDAAAPPPAPENRLSLPPTGESPVVTSPQAVSPPSPTPPIPESPVAQEPLIQPAYLPPAASAPAGPADLAQAKEKIGSGSGAENRSWAPSLLPAGGGASGSESPASAGNFAGARLRQPPNLQRFYPEAARRQALTGVTHLTLQVDARGRVQSARVTSSQPAGVFDQAAVRAAGVLRFEPARCNGQPMPADFQLTIHWQLDK; encoded by the coding sequence ATGTTAAAGCCGCTCTTTTGGTCTCTCCTGTTTCATGGAGTGGTGGCAGGCGTGTACTTTGGTTTCCTGGCGGGACGGCCCTCGCCCGTGCCGGACTGGCTGCAAGAGCTTCAACCGGCAGCCCGGCAACCGCCTCAACTCACCCTCTCGCTCATCATCGTGGCCGGTGACGGTGCCGCCAAACCCGCGCCGCCTGCCCCGCCAGCGCCATACCCCACCCCAGCAAACCCCACTGCGCCGGCCAGCGGGGATGCTGCTGCACCTCCGCCCGCGCCCGAGAATCGGCTTTCATTGCCGCCTACGGGAGAATCTCCCGTCGTCACTTCGCCCCAGGCAGTTTCCCCGCCGTCTCCCACCCCGCCCATCCCTGAGTCCCCCGTGGCACAAGAGCCTCTAATTCAACCAGCGTACCTCCCCCCTGCGGCCTCTGCCCCAGCCGGCCCAGCGGACCTGGCTCAAGCAAAGGAAAAAATCGGCTCCGGGAGCGGTGCAGAAAACCGGTCTTGGGCCCCATCCTTGCTCCCTGCGGGCGGCGGGGCGTCCGGCAGCGAAAGCCCCGCCAGCGCCGGCAACTTTGCCGGGGCGCGCCTTCGGCAGCCACCCAATTTGCAGCGGTTTTATCCTGAGGCTGCCCGCCGGCAGGCCCTGACGGGGGTTACTCACCTCACCTTGCAGGTGGACGCCCGGGGCCGCGTTCAATCGGCGCGGGTGACGTCCAGCCAGCCGGCGGGAGTTTTTGACCAGGCCGCCGTGCGGGCCGCCGGTGTGCTACGCTTTGAACCGGCCCGTTGCAATGGCCAGCCCATGCCGGCCGACTTCCAACTCACCATCCATTGGCAGTTGGATAAGTGA
- a CDS encoding TonB-dependent receptor, translating to MPSASPAMVILALGLNLISLGAADPSPAVASTPTNSSGTITIVGERPAVEQGEKSLFTALPPRDLLLRPLVESPGLETATTVVGRPEIERFNAYTALDALRYTPGAWTETRGRKEKMLFSVRGQRYPYPGHLVDGAWFREFTESAFFLNAAFLEQIELTRSSADLLLSPGGMAGHLHLVPRQYPRSETQVQAEYGTLNTVLTRLTHGAPFSQGMYGLGLSYRHTDGPQNMNARENVGDLYGRLQWQATPRLQLSLLGYALNGDRQLQLARPPAMPSLQNRRESADPMNYQMLVARARLEWERPAVTEATFNFGNRRYLAHQTGTPDWLEKDLEYGARLLQTFQLSERNHLRVSGLFNHWETPTGKRFYAGRPGDLSTYAAALTDEHQWERLTLNAGYRFSQTYIKEFGGFHVEGSTAGLTAVQVRNEWEDPLHTLSLGAKYTLSPVWSLHANFTWGQIASQPGMLNSALQRPDTETRWKYDLGVRAAWPSYGEISLTAFLVDQYDAPLIKNTAVTVNGLPFALFENTDARSYGVEFETRTRRFDFGLQLFFNATLMTTERRTPAGWRHDPELPEVVLGGGASYLYRRLEAIFLAKHVGLYENDRFLPAGMRPVDLGDFVELTASLNYYLGREQQHRLYLAVENLTDEEFSTVVGYPHYGLMLKGGLTLVF from the coding sequence TTGCCGTCGGCAAGCCCGGCCATGGTCATTCTGGCGCTGGGGTTGAATCTGATTTCCCTGGGCGCGGCGGACCCCTCGCCTGCGGTTGCCTCCACCCCCACCAACAGCTCTGGCACCATCACCATCGTGGGTGAACGCCCGGCGGTCGAGCAGGGGGAAAAATCCCTGTTCACCGCGCTCCCGCCCCGGGATTTGCTTCTGCGGCCACTGGTGGAATCGCCCGGGCTGGAAACGGCCACCACGGTGGTGGGTCGGCCGGAAATTGAGCGGTTCAACGCTTACACCGCGCTGGACGCCTTGAGATACACTCCCGGCGCGTGGACGGAAACGCGCGGGCGCAAGGAAAAGATGCTCTTCAGCGTGCGCGGGCAGCGGTATCCCTACCCCGGCCACCTCGTGGATGGCGCCTGGTTTCGCGAGTTCACCGAATCGGCGTTTTTCCTGAACGCTGCCTTTCTTGAGCAAATTGAGCTGACCCGCTCCAGTGCCGACCTGCTGCTCTCACCCGGCGGCATGGCAGGGCACCTCCATCTGGTGCCCCGCCAATACCCGCGCTCGGAAACTCAGGTGCAGGCCGAGTACGGCACCTTGAACACAGTGCTCACGCGGTTGACGCACGGCGCGCCGTTTTCGCAAGGCATGTACGGCCTGGGCTTGAGCTATCGGCACACGGACGGCCCGCAAAACATGAACGCCAGGGAAAACGTGGGCGACCTGTACGGCCGCCTGCAATGGCAGGCCACCCCGCGCCTGCAACTCAGCCTGCTCGGTTACGCGCTGAACGGCGACCGGCAGTTGCAACTGGCCCGGCCCCCCGCCATGCCTTCCCTGCAAAACCGCCGCGAGAGCGCGGACCCCATGAATTATCAGATGCTCGTGGCCAGGGCGCGGCTTGAATGGGAACGGCCCGCCGTGACGGAGGCCACCTTCAACTTCGGCAACCGCCGTTACCTGGCGCATCAAACCGGCACGCCGGACTGGCTGGAAAAAGACCTCGAATACGGCGCGCGCCTGCTCCAGACGTTCCAGCTTTCCGAGCGCAATCATTTGCGCGTTTCCGGCCTGTTCAATCATTGGGAAACCCCCACGGGCAAACGCTTCTACGCGGGGCGGCCGGGAGACTTGAGCACGTACGCGGCGGCCCTCACCGATGAGCACCAATGGGAGCGCTTGACGCTCAACGCCGGCTACCGCTTCAGCCAGACCTACATCAAGGAATTTGGCGGCTTTCACGTGGAAGGCTCCACGGCGGGGTTGACGGCGGTGCAGGTGCGCAATGAATGGGAGGACCCCCTCCACACGCTAAGCCTGGGCGCCAAGTACACGCTCAGCCCTGTGTGGTCCTTGCATGCCAATTTCACCTGGGGCCAGATTGCCAGCCAGCCCGGCATGCTCAACTCCGCCCTGCAACGGCCCGACACCGAAACGCGCTGGAAATATGACTTGGGCGTGCGCGCCGCGTGGCCCAGCTATGGGGAGATTTCCCTGACCGCCTTCCTGGTGGACCAGTACGACGCGCCCCTGATTAAAAACACCGCCGTCACCGTCAATGGCCTGCCCTTTGCCTTGTTTGAAAATACCGACGCCCGCAGCTACGGGGTGGAATTCGAGACGCGCACACGGCGGTTTGACTTCGGGTTGCAATTGTTCTTCAACGCCACGCTCATGACCACCGAGCGCCGCACCCCGGCAGGCTGGCGCCATGACCCCGAGCTGCCGGAGGTGGTGTTGGGCGGCGGCGCCTCCTACCTCTACCGGCGCCTGGAGGCCATTTTCCTGGCCAAGCACGTGGGCCTGTATGAAAACGACCGGTTTCTGCCCGCCGGCATGCGGCCGGTGGATTTGGGGGACTTTGTGGAATTGACCGCCTCGTTGAATTATTATCTGGGCCGCGAGCAACAACACCGCCTCTACCTGGCAGTTGAAAACCTGACGGATGAAGAATTCTCCACCGTGGTGGGGTATCCCCATTATGGCTTGATGCTCAAAGGCGGGTTGACCCTGGTGTTTTAG
- a CDS encoding response regulator, translating into MKTVVLVDEDQSQRAAVAAWLSENGWRVLVADDGETGLELALKNRAELVVCDLLMPRCNGFQLCRMVRQEAVLRSYTRVVLTTGGGYPTDRLNALQAGADACLVKPLQRHEFLKLVKELMGETDTTFLRREAARRPRPPSTRPPPPALPLDAPPRVRFWGVRGSIPTPGRATLRYGGNTACVEVRTGGQIIILDAGTGIAPLGASLMQEFGEKPFAVTILISHTHWDHIQGFPFFEPVYHPRNQVRIIGYKGAREGLESTLSSQMESPYFPISLAELPGNISIEEMRDLNFDVGGVRVEATYLNHPGLCMGYRIHTPGGVVAYLPDNEPYQRFKYHATVNDNGPPVSQEAIEYARRQDQRIIDFVQGAAVLIIDSQYDATEYQSRIGWGHGCVDDVVALAVSAKVKRVFLFHHDPRHQDEHVDRMVEWGRNFVQLLGENVEVNAAQEGLELILQPLETAA; encoded by the coding sequence ATGAAAACCGTTGTTCTAGTGGACGAAGACCAAAGCCAGCGTGCCGCTGTGGCCGCCTGGCTGTCCGAAAACGGTTGGCGCGTCCTGGTGGCCGACGACGGGGAAACCGGGTTGGAGCTGGCGCTAAAAAACCGTGCCGAGCTGGTGGTGTGCGATTTGCTGATGCCCCGCTGCAATGGTTTTCAACTATGCCGCATGGTGCGCCAGGAGGCTGTCCTCCGCAGCTACACCCGCGTGGTGCTCACCACCGGCGGCGGTTATCCCACCGACCGTTTGAACGCGCTCCAGGCCGGCGCTGACGCCTGCCTGGTCAAACCCCTCCAGCGCCACGAATTCCTCAAGCTGGTCAAAGAGTTGATGGGGGAAACCGACACCACCTTCCTCCGGCGGGAAGCCGCGCGCCGGCCGCGCCCGCCCAGCACCCGGCCGCCGCCCCCCGCCCTGCCGCTGGATGCCCCACCCCGCGTCCGCTTCTGGGGCGTGCGCGGCTCCATTCCCACCCCCGGCCGGGCCACGCTGCGCTATGGCGGCAACACCGCCTGCGTGGAAGTCCGCACCGGCGGGCAGATTATCATCCTCGATGCCGGCACAGGCATCGCGCCGCTGGGCGCCAGTTTGATGCAGGAATTTGGCGAGAAACCCTTTGCGGTGACCATTTTGATTTCCCACACCCATTGGGACCATATTCAAGGCTTTCCCTTTTTTGAACCGGTGTACCACCCTCGCAACCAGGTGCGCATCATCGGCTACAAGGGCGCGCGGGAGGGCCTCGAATCCACCCTCAGCAGCCAGATGGAAAGCCCGTACTTTCCCATCTCGCTGGCCGAGCTGCCGGGCAACATCAGCATCGAGGAAATGCGCGATTTGAATTTTGACGTGGGCGGGGTGCGCGTGGAAGCCACGTACTTGAATCATCCCGGCTTGTGCATGGGCTACCGCATCCACACCCCAGGGGGCGTGGTGGCCTATTTGCCCGACAACGAGCCTTACCAACGCTTCAAGTACCATGCCACCGTCAATGACAACGGCCCGCCTGTGAGCCAGGAGGCCATCGAGTACGCCCGCCGCCAGGACCAGCGCATCATTGATTTTGTGCAGGGGGCGGCCGTGCTCATCATTGACTCGCAATACGACGCCACCGAATACCAGAGCCGCATCGGCTGGGGCCACGGTTGCGTGGACGATGTGGTGGCCCTGGCCGTGAGCGCCAAAGTCAAACGCGTGTTTCTCTTCCACCACGACCCCCGGCATCAGGATGAGCACGTGGACCGCATGGTGGAATGGGGCCGCAATTTCGTGCAATTGCTGGGCGAAAACGTGGAGGTCAACGCCGCCCAGGAAGGTCTGGAACTCATCTTGCAACCGCTGGAAACCGCAGCCTGA
- a CDS encoding response regulator has product MKTVLLIDEDAGARRGLKSFLASEGWTVWEAQTPEQAWDLAQRQRPRVVVVDFLLPEGAAIHLCRRFRDTPAFDGTVLVAVSARDFPADRQNAREAGARHFLVKPYDPVALKRLLENVAQSDTMLEMPPCTNMIPEDAPTRLRFWGVRGSIPSPGPETVRYGGNTSCVEIRAAGQIIILDAGSGIRPLGLALAREFKGRPLELTLMITHTHWDHIQGFPFFVPAYNPRNTVRVLGYEGATRGLQDTLSGQMESPYFPIGLKEMPGNLQFTELRDLQFSIGSIQVRATYVNHPGVCVGYRLFTPEGSITFIPDNENYVRLKSHSAGAQTVSPEAQAFAEQQDQKLVEFIRGSDLLIVDSQYDAEEYERHVGWGHSCVDDSVNLAVRAEVKKLFLFHHDPSHDDRKIDAMVRHARKLAAASGRALEVAGARERLEVVLRPTARRRALARAG; this is encoded by the coding sequence ATGAAGACCGTCCTGCTCATTGATGAAGACGCCGGCGCTCGTCGTGGCTTGAAAAGTTTTCTGGCGTCGGAAGGCTGGACGGTCTGGGAGGCGCAAACTCCCGAACAAGCCTGGGACCTGGCGCAGCGGCAGCGGCCGCGGGTGGTGGTGGTGGACTTTTTGCTGCCGGAAGGGGCGGCGATTCACCTTTGCCGGCGGTTTCGGGATACGCCGGCGTTTGACGGCACGGTGCTGGTGGCCGTCAGCGCCCGGGACTTTCCCGCCGACCGCCAGAATGCGCGGGAGGCAGGGGCGCGGCATTTTTTGGTCAAACCTTACGATCCGGTGGCGCTCAAACGGCTTTTGGAGAATGTGGCCCAAAGTGATACTATGTTGGAGATGCCACCGTGCACCAATATGATTCCGGAAGATGCCCCCACCCGTCTCCGTTTCTGGGGAGTGCGCGGCAGCATCCCGTCGCCGGGGCCGGAAACGGTGCGTTATGGCGGCAACACCTCCTGCGTGGAAATCCGCGCCGCAGGCCAAATCATCATTCTGGACGCCGGCTCGGGCATCCGCCCGCTGGGGCTGGCGCTGGCGCGCGAATTTAAGGGCCGCCCGCTGGAGCTGACCCTGATGATTACCCACACCCACTGGGACCACATCCAGGGTTTTCCCTTCTTCGTGCCGGCCTACAACCCCCGCAACACCGTGCGGGTGCTCGGCTATGAAGGCGCCACTCGCGGCCTGCAGGATACCCTTTCCGGGCAGATGGAAAGCCCCTATTTTCCCATTGGCCTGAAAGAAATGCCCGGCAATCTGCAATTCACCGAGCTGCGGGATTTGCAGTTTTCCATCGGCTCCATCCAGGTGCGCGCCACCTATGTCAATCACCCCGGCGTGTGCGTGGGCTACCGGTTGTTCACTCCGGAAGGCTCCATCACCTTCATCCCGGACAATGAAAATTACGTGCGCCTGAAATCTCACTCGGCCGGCGCGCAAACGGTCAGCCCGGAGGCGCAGGCCTTCGCCGAGCAGCAGGACCAAAAGCTGGTGGAATTCATCCGCGGCTCCGACCTCCTGATTGTGGATTCCCAATACGACGCCGAAGAATACGAGCGCCACGTGGGCTGGGGCCATAGCTGCGTGGACGACTCGGTGAACCTCGCCGTGCGGGCCGAGGTGAAAAAGCTCTTTCTTTTCCACCACGACCCCAGCCATGACGACCGCAAGATTGACGCCATGGTGCGGCATGCCCGCAAACTGGCCGCAGCGTCCGGGCGCGCCCTGGAGGTGGCCGGAGCACGGGAGCGGCTGGAAGTGGTGTTGCGGCCCACGGCGCGCCGCCGCGCCCTGGCGCGCGCCGGGTGA